Proteins from a single region of Mustela erminea isolate mMusErm1 chromosome X, mMusErm1.Pri, whole genome shotgun sequence:
- the LOC116582711 gene encoding histone H2A-Bbd type 2/3 → MPAKRSRRGSSGGQRQARSRTARAELSFSVSHVERLLREGRYARRLGSSAPVFLAAIIQYLTATVLELAGNEARNCGRTRITPELVDMAVHNNALLSRFFESTTISQVAPPHD, encoded by the coding sequence ATGCCGGCCAAGAGGAGCCGTCGAGGGTCGTCCGGAGGCCAGAGGCAGGCCCGCTCCCGCACCGCCCGAGCCGAGCTGTCGTTCTCCGTGAGCCACGTGGAGCGCCTCCTGCGCGAGGGCCGCTACGCCCGGCGCCTGGGCTCGTCCGCGCCGGTCTTCCTAGCGGCCATCATCCAGTACCTGACGGCCACCGTCCTGGAGCTGGCGGGCAACGAGGCCCGGAACTGCGGCAGGACGCGCATCACCCCGGAGCTCGTGGACATGGCGGTCCACAACAACGCGCTGCTCAGCCGCTTCTTCGAGTCCACCACCATCTCCCAGGTGGCCCCGCCCCACGACTAG
- the F8A1 gene encoding 40-kDa huntingtin-associated protein, whose product MAASAAGLGGGAGPGPEAGDFLARYRQVSNKLKKRFLRKPNVAEAGEQFGQLGRELRAQECLPYAAWCQLAVARCQQALFHGPGEALALTEAARLFLRQERDARQRLVCPAAYGEPLQAAASALGAAVRLHLELGQPAAAAALCLELAAALRDLGQPAAAAGHFQRAAQLQLPQLPLAALQALGDAASCQLLARDYNGALALFTRMQRLAREHGSHPVQPPPPPPPPPPPPPPPPPPGQQAGPGAVPAVPAALLPPSAASAPGASSPATLGAFADVLVRCEVSRVLLLLLLQPPPAKLLPEHAHTLEKYSWEAFDSHGQESGGQLPEELFLLLQSLVMATHEKDTEAVKSLQVEMWPLLTAEQNHLLHLVLQEAVSPSGQGI is encoded by the coding sequence ATGGCGGCGTCCGCAGCCGGCCTGGGCGGCGGCGCGGGCCCCGGGCCCGAGGCTGGGGACTTCCTGGCCCGCTACCGCCAGGTGTCCAACAAGCTGAAGAAGCGGTTCCTGCGGAAGCCGAACGTGGCGGAGGCGGGCGAGCAGTTTGGCCAGTTGGGCCGCGAGCTGCGTGCCCAGGAGTGCCTGCCCTACGCGGCCTGGTGCCAGCTGGCCGTGGCGCGCTGCCAGCAGGCGCTCTTCCACGGGCCCGGGGAGGCGCTGGCGCTGACCGAGGCCGCCCGACTCTTTCTGCGGCAGGAGCGCGACGCGCGCCAGCGGCTCGTCTGCCCGGCCGCCTACGGGGAGCCGCTGCAGGCCGCAGCCAGCGCTCTGGGCGCCGCCGTGCGCCTGCACCTCGAGCTGGGCCagccggccgccgccgccgccctctgCCTCGAGCTGGCCGCCGCCCTGCGCGACCTGGGCCagccggccgccgccgccggccaCTTCCAGCGCGCCGCCCAGCTGCAGCTCCCGCAGCTGCCCCTGGCCGCGCTGCAGGCGCTCGGCGACGCCGCCTCCTGCCAGCTGCTGGCGCGCGACTACAACGGCGCCCTGGCTCTCTTCACGCGCATGCAGCGCCTGGCGCGGGAGCACGGCAGCCACCCGgtgcagccgccgccgccgccgccgcccccgcccccgccgccgccgccgccgccgcccccggggCAGCAAGCGGGCCCCGGCGCCGTCCCGGCGGTGCCCGCCGCGCTGCTCCCTCCCAGCGCCGCCTCCGCGCCCGGCGCTTCCTCTCCCGCCACGCTCGGAGCCTTCGCGGACGTGTTGGTCCGCTGCGAGGTGTCCCgcgtgctgctgctgctgctcctgcaaCCGCCGCCCGCCAAGCTGCTGCCGGAGCATGCCCACACCCTGGAGAAGTACTCCTGGGAGGCTTTCGACAGCCATGGGCAGGAGAGCGGGGGCCAGCTTCCCGAGGAGCTGTTCCTGCTGCTCCAGTCCTTGGTCATGGCTACCCACGAAAAGGACACGGAAGCCGTCAAGTCGCTGCAGGTGGAGATGTGGCCGCTCTTGACTGCTGAGCAGAATCACCTCCTTCACCTCGTCCTGCAAGAAGCCGTCTCGCCCTCGGGACAGGGCATCTGA